Proteins encoded within one genomic window of Akkermansiaceae bacterium:
- the fusA gene encoding elongation factor G: MLERTRNIGIAAHIDAGKTTLTERILFYTGMIHKLGEVHDGAATTDWMEQERERGITITSAAVTTEWWQHEEAGVTKLFPGLKHRVNIIDTPGHVDFTAEVERSLRVLDGAIVVFDAVAGVQPQTETVWRQATKYNVPRLVFVNKMDRVGADFDNVVKEVREKLGANAVRILIPIGSEENLKGQIDVVNQKAVYFSDDDKFGSTYTVKDLEGDQIELCKEAYDELLNAVADVDDSVGEKFLSEEAISLEDLKNGIRRATIANKLVPVAGGSAFKNKGVQYLLDAVVDYLPSPLDIPAAIGMDPDNEEHKIEVITSDNEKFVSLAFKLWADKFVGKLVFFRVYSGVVKKGDTIYNPRTRRSERVGRLIQIQASEHQDIEACYSGDIAAMVGIKNVTTGDTLAAEKHDVVLEPPTFPEPVISMAVEPKTKADQEKLALALGRLSEEDPTFMVKTDEETGQTIISGMGELHLEIIVDRLRREFKVEANTGAPQIAYRETITAPAGGEGKLVKQSGGRGQYGHVILSVAPNEKGKGLTIDNKVVGGTIPKEYIGAVIKGVNESMTNGVVAGYPVIDVHVEILDGSYHDVDSNENAFTMAAIFAMKDAFKKAKPILLEPVMAVEVSTPDDYQGDVMGDLSRRRGQIQNTESKGKLSIVHANVPLKEMFGYSTAVRTLSSGRASYAMTPSHFEQVPNNIVEEIASDRMG, from the coding sequence GTGCTCGAGCGCACCCGGAATATCGGGATCGCCGCGCACATTGACGCGGGCAAGACGACCCTCACCGAGCGGATCCTGTTCTACACGGGCATGATCCACAAGCTGGGTGAGGTGCACGATGGTGCGGCCACGACCGACTGGATGGAGCAGGAGCGCGAGCGCGGCATCACCATCACCTCCGCAGCCGTCACCACCGAGTGGTGGCAGCATGAGGAGGCCGGTGTGACCAAGCTTTTCCCGGGACTGAAACACCGGGTGAACATCATCGACACCCCCGGCCACGTGGATTTCACCGCCGAGGTGGAACGCTCCCTCCGGGTGCTCGATGGCGCGATCGTCGTTTTCGACGCCGTCGCCGGTGTCCAGCCCCAGACCGAAACCGTCTGGCGCCAGGCCACCAAATACAACGTCCCGCGCCTTGTGTTCGTCAACAAGATGGACCGCGTGGGGGCTGACTTCGACAACGTCGTCAAGGAAGTCCGCGAGAAACTGGGGGCCAATGCCGTCCGCATCCTGATCCCGATCGGTTCCGAAGAGAACCTCAAGGGCCAGATCGACGTGGTGAACCAGAAGGCGGTCTACTTCTCCGACGACGACAAGTTCGGTTCAACTTACACCGTCAAAGACCTGGAAGGCGACCAGATCGAACTCTGTAAAGAGGCCTACGATGAACTCCTCAACGCCGTCGCCGATGTCGATGACTCCGTCGGTGAAAAATTCCTGAGCGAGGAAGCCATTTCGCTCGAAGATCTCAAGAACGGCATCCGTCGTGCCACCATCGCCAACAAGCTTGTTCCCGTTGCCGGTGGCTCCGCCTTCAAGAACAAAGGCGTCCAATACCTTCTCGACGCCGTTGTCGACTACCTCCCGAGTCCGCTGGACATCCCTGCCGCGATCGGCATGGACCCGGACAACGAGGAGCACAAGATCGAGGTCATCACCTCCGACAACGAAAAGTTCGTCTCCCTCGCCTTCAAGCTGTGGGCTGACAAGTTCGTCGGAAAGCTGGTTTTCTTCCGCGTCTATTCCGGCGTCGTCAAAAAAGGCGACACGATCTATAACCCCCGCACCCGCCGGTCCGAGCGCGTCGGCCGCCTGATCCAGATCCAGGCCAGCGAGCACCAGGACATCGAGGCCTGTTACTCCGGTGACATCGCCGCCATGGTGGGCATCAAGAACGTCACCACCGGTGACACGCTCGCCGCCGAGAAACACGATGTGGTTCTCGAGCCCCCCACTTTCCCGGAGCCGGTCATCTCGATGGCCGTCGAGCCAAAAACCAAGGCCGACCAGGAGAAACTCGCTCTCGCACTCGGCCGCCTCTCCGAGGAAGACCCGACCTTCATGGTGAAAACCGATGAGGAAACCGGGCAGACCATCATCTCCGGCATGGGTGAACTCCACCTGGAGATCATCGTTGACCGCCTCCGCCGCGAATTCAAGGTCGAGGCGAATACCGGCGCCCCGCAGATCGCCTACCGCGAAACCATCACCGCTCCCGCCGGTGGCGAAGGAAAGCTGGTCAAGCAATCCGGCGGCCGCGGCCAATACGGCCACGTCATCCTTTCCGTCGCCCCGAATGAAAAGGGCAAGGGCCTCACGATCGACAACAAGGTCGTCGGCGGCACCATCCCGAAGGAATACATCGGCGCGGTGATCAAGGGAGTCAACGAGTCGATGACCAACGGTGTCGTCGCCGGTTACCCGGTCATCGACGTGCACGTGGAGATCCTCGACGGATCCTACCACGACGTTGATTCCAACGAAAACGCTTTCACCATGGCGGCCATCTTCGCCATGAAGGACGCCTTCAAGAAGGCGAAACCGATCCTCCTCGAGCCGGTCATGGCCGTGGAAGTCTCCACTCCGGACGACTACCAGGGCGATGTCATGGGCGACCTCAGCCGCCGCCGGGGACAGATCCAGAACACGGAGTCGAAGGGCAAGCTGTCCATCGTCCACGCGAACGTCCCCCTCAAGGAGATGTTCGGCTACTCCACCGCCGTCCGCACCCTTTCTTCGGGGCGTGCTTCCTATGCGATGACCCCATCGCACTTCGAGCAGGTCCCGAACAATATCGTCGAAGAGATCGCCAGCGACCGCATGGGTTGA
- the rpsG gene encoding 30S ribosomal protein S7 produces MPRRKRIFTKPDRSDARYASPLVGHLISKIMRDGKRSLAQRIVYAAIDRANEGIDTVDPLEVITRAVENAKPRVEVKSRRVGGATYQVPLEVAADRSESLAMRWLVQYARNRKGTPMHVALANEIKDAANNQGSAVRKRDDVHKMAQANRAFAHFRF; encoded by the coding sequence ATGCCACGCCGCAAGCGCATCTTCACCAAGCCCGACCGCAGCGACGCCCGCTACGCCAGCCCGCTCGTTGGTCACCTCATCAGCAAAATCATGCGCGACGGGAAGCGTTCCCTCGCACAACGCATCGTTTATGCTGCGATCGACCGTGCGAACGAAGGCATCGACACCGTCGATCCTCTGGAAGTCATCACCCGTGCCGTCGAGAACGCCAAGCCACGCGTTGAGGTCAAGTCCCGCCGTGTCGGTGGTGCGACCTACCAGGTGCCGCTTGAGGTCGCCGCTGACCGTTCCGAGTCCCTCGCCATGCGCTGGCTCGTCCAATACGCCCGCAACCGCAAAGGCACGCCGATGCACGTTGCTCTGGCGAACGAGATCAAGGACGCCGCGAACAACCAGGGCTCCGCAGTCCGCAAGCGTGACGACGTCCACAAGATGGCACAGGCCAACCGCGCCTTCGCCCACTTCCGCTTCTGA
- the rpsL gene encoding 30S ribosomal protein S12, which yields MPTINQLVRKGRLTPAEKSKSPALVNCPQRRGVCLQVMTRTPKKPNSALRKVAKVRLTNGFEVIAYIGGEGHNLQEHSIVLVRGGRVKDLPGVRYHIVRGSLDTLGVDKRRQSRSKYGAKRPKPGQAAAPAKKR from the coding sequence ATGCCGACCATCAACCAGCTCGTTCGCAAGGGACGCCTCACTCCGGCCGAGAAGTCGAAGTCCCCCGCTCTCGTGAACTGTCCACAGCGCCGGGGCGTTTGCCTCCAGGTTATGACCCGGACGCCCAAGAAGCCGAACTCCGCGCTTCGTAAGGTCGCCAAGGTTCGCCTCACCAATGGCTTCGAAGTCATCGCCTACATCGGCGGTGAAGGCCACAACCTCCAGGAGCACTCCATCGTTCTGGTCCGTGGTGGCCGGGTGAAGGACCTTCCGGGTGTCCGCTACCACATCGTCCGTGGCTCCCTCGACACCCTCGGTGTCGATAAGCGCCGCCAGAGCCGCTCCAAGTACGGTGCGAAGCGTCCGAAGCCGGGCCAAGCAGCCGCTCCAGCCAAGAAGCGCTAA
- a CDS encoding helix-turn-helix transcriptional regulator, which produces MKVYEHPDLASISLPVVMQALSDPCRLSIVRELLDQGRPMACNEVPLEISKATRSHHFEVLRNAGLIRTEVEGTKCMTSLRKGEVDGRFPGLLDLVSTSEIASGC; this is translated from the coding sequence ATGAAAGTCTATGAACATCCGGATCTTGCCTCCATCAGCCTCCCGGTGGTGATGCAGGCGCTTTCGGATCCATGCCGTCTTTCCATCGTGAGGGAACTGCTTGATCAGGGCCGCCCGATGGCCTGCAACGAAGTTCCGCTGGAGATCTCCAAAGCGACCCGCTCGCACCATTTCGAGGTCCTGCGCAATGCGGGCCTGATCCGCACGGAAGTGGAGGGGACGAAATGCATGACCTCGTTGCGGAAAGGGGAGGTGGACGGGCGTTTTCCCGGGCTGTTGGACTTGGTGTCCACTTCGGAGATTGCCTCCGGATGCTGA
- a CDS encoding alkene reductase, translating into MPDLLTPIKIGAWELPNRVIMAPLTRCRASAGRVPNDLMVEYYTQRAGFGLIITEATSVTAQGVGYPDTPGIWSQEQVSGWKKVTDSVHAAGGRIILQLWHVGRMSDPIYLNGDLPVAPSAIQPAGHVSLVRPEKAFVTPRALELEEIPGIIEAYRKGAENAKLAGFDGVEIHGANGYLLDQFLQDSTNKRTDSYGGPIENRARLMLEVTDAVVSVWGAERVGMHLAPRADAHDMGDSDLLGTFTHIASELGKRGIAFICTREAEGADSISPAMKAAFGGPYIANEKFTRESADAIISSGTADAVAFGVPAIANPDLVARFTTGSPLNPPNPATFYGSGPKGYTDYPAAG; encoded by the coding sequence ATGCCTGACCTTCTGACTCCTATCAAAATCGGCGCGTGGGAACTTCCGAACCGCGTGATCATGGCTCCCCTCACCCGCTGCCGTGCCAGTGCGGGCCGGGTGCCGAATGACCTGATGGTGGAATACTACACCCAGCGCGCCGGATTCGGCCTCATCATCACGGAGGCCACCTCGGTGACCGCCCAAGGCGTCGGCTATCCGGACACCCCCGGCATCTGGTCCCAGGAACAGGTCTCCGGTTGGAAGAAAGTGACGGACTCCGTGCATGCGGCGGGCGGCAGGATCATCCTCCAGCTCTGGCACGTGGGCCGGATGTCGGATCCCATCTACCTCAACGGCGACCTCCCCGTCGCTCCCAGCGCCATCCAGCCCGCCGGCCATGTCAGCCTGGTGCGCCCGGAGAAAGCCTTCGTCACTCCGCGGGCACTGGAGTTGGAGGAAATCCCGGGGATCATCGAAGCCTACCGCAAGGGGGCGGAGAACGCGAAGCTCGCAGGATTCGACGGCGTTGAAATTCATGGAGCCAATGGCTACCTGCTCGACCAATTCCTCCAGGACTCCACCAACAAGCGGACCGACAGCTATGGCGGCCCCATTGAAAACCGCGCGCGGCTCATGCTGGAGGTGACGGACGCCGTGGTTTCCGTATGGGGGGCTGAGCGCGTCGGCATGCACCTTGCCCCGCGGGCGGACGCCCACGACATGGGGGATTCCGATCTTCTTGGTACCTTCACCCATATCGCATCGGAACTCGGCAAGCGCGGCATCGCCTTCATCTGCACCCGGGAGGCGGAGGGAGCTGACAGCATCAGCCCGGCCATGAAAGCCGCCTTCGGAGGTCCCTACATCGCGAACGAAAAATTCACCCGTGAGTCCGCAGATGCCATCATCTCGTCCGGGACGGCAGATGCAGTGGCGTTCGGTGTTCCGGCCATCGCCAATCCGGACCTGGTGGCACGATTCACCACCGGTTCTCCTCTCAACCCACCGAATCCGGCGACCTTCTATGGGAGCGGCCCGAAAGGCTATACGGACTACCCGGCGGCGGGATGA
- a CDS encoding TonB-dependent receptor: MKLRRPFLLPPSRQFALLGLLPFINTANAQTPKPADTLEPLEVVGDRVGTAAEQAITAKREAPNAVTVIDSEQLNQFGDQPLGDALRRVPGVTFGGANRAREIQLRAIGDQYTQVLINGRPMIDGNSRRSVQVDRIPSSLVERVEIIRAPLASLDGQGAAGTVNIILKNTNFTPRTDVGVGGGYLEENGWIGDATFFQAGQFGVLKYSFAGGLQRQRRNESKDTYVYTGAGVPNGGELGINEREYNQINLLPSLELALSPQDTLRFEPSYLYTEEDRDDVKGRLIASHLGTDRTDDEFRNRVRENFGLYGGWVRDMEDAGVFTLSIDQQWAREDTTRAASRFNAAGTLTQRRLRTEDVELERTNPAFKYEGKFNAHEVAFGFDFSRSTRDEDNSDFTVGGAPVFTPNRRFDVREDRWNVYVQDSWQLAEGTRLTGGLRLENSDTRTRDFNGVGTSVSETFLLPSLHVVQRLQENTDFRAGIARTLRRPDLRELTPTISDGTGTIANPFLAGNPDQTPESIWGLDTGVDHYFMERKGIVSLNLFARKFEDKIEALSELEGATYVSRPRNVGDGELFGVELEGRVPLEVISLPQLTLWGNATWVHTKLDDPNGGTRRFADQHDAVANIGLDYYVEAIRTTFGVSANWVSGYDQRIKASNGTSQGTRLGDMVRLDLSARTQLSENLSMSLSFLNLLGSTEKLTLDGYNAAGAKTSVSRTYEETYRSAYLKLNYTF, translated from the coding sequence ATGAAACTCCGCAGACCTTTCCTCCTCCCCCCCTCCCGGCAGTTTGCGCTGCTGGGCCTTCTGCCGTTCATCAATACGGCCAATGCCCAGACGCCCAAGCCGGCTGACACGCTCGAACCCCTTGAGGTCGTGGGCGACCGGGTGGGCACCGCCGCGGAGCAAGCCATCACCGCAAAGCGTGAAGCGCCGAACGCGGTGACCGTCATCGACTCGGAACAGCTCAACCAGTTCGGCGACCAGCCGCTGGGCGACGCGCTGCGCCGGGTTCCGGGTGTGACTTTCGGCGGAGCCAACCGCGCGCGTGAGATCCAGCTCCGCGCCATCGGTGACCAATATACCCAGGTCCTCATCAATGGCCGCCCGATGATCGATGGCAACTCCCGCCGCTCCGTGCAGGTGGACCGCATCCCGAGTTCGCTGGTGGAGCGGGTGGAGATCATCCGCGCCCCGCTGGCCTCGCTCGACGGCCAGGGTGCGGCAGGCACCGTGAACATCATCCTGAAGAACACCAATTTCACGCCGCGCACCGACGTCGGTGTGGGTGGAGGCTATCTTGAGGAAAACGGCTGGATCGGCGATGCCACCTTCTTCCAGGCGGGTCAATTCGGAGTCCTGAAATACTCGTTCGCGGGCGGCCTCCAGCGCCAACGCCGCAACGAAAGCAAGGACACCTACGTCTATACCGGGGCCGGTGTCCCGAACGGCGGCGAACTGGGCATCAACGAACGGGAGTACAACCAGATCAACCTGCTTCCCTCGCTCGAACTCGCGCTCTCGCCACAGGATACCCTCCGCTTCGAGCCGTCCTACCTCTACACCGAGGAAGACCGCGACGACGTCAAGGGCCGCCTGATCGCCAGCCACCTCGGCACCGACCGCACCGATGATGAATTCCGGAACCGTGTCCGCGAAAACTTCGGCCTCTACGGTGGCTGGGTGCGCGACATGGAGGATGCCGGTGTCTTCACCCTCAGCATCGACCAGCAATGGGCACGCGAGGACACGACCCGCGCCGCCTCCCGCTTCAACGCTGCCGGGACTCTGACCCAGCGCCGCCTCCGCACTGAGGACGTCGAGCTGGAAAGGACCAACCCCGCCTTCAAATACGAAGGGAAATTCAACGCCCATGAGGTCGCGTTCGGCTTTGATTTCAGCCGTTCGACCCGCGATGAGGACAATTCCGATTTCACCGTCGGCGGCGCGCCCGTCTTCACCCCCAACCGGAGATTTGATGTCCGCGAAGACCGCTGGAATGTCTATGTCCAGGATTCCTGGCAGCTCGCGGAAGGCACCCGCCTGACCGGCGGCCTGCGCCTCGAGAACTCCGACACCCGCACCCGCGACTTCAACGGTGTTGGAACCTCGGTCTCCGAAACCTTCCTGCTGCCCTCGCTCCACGTCGTCCAGCGCCTGCAGGAGAACACCGACTTCCGCGCCGGCATCGCCCGCACGCTCCGCCGCCCGGACCTCCGGGAGCTGACCCCCACCATCTCCGATGGCACCGGGACCATCGCCAACCCGTTCCTCGCGGGAAATCCGGACCAAACCCCCGAATCGATCTGGGGTCTGGATACCGGAGTTGACCACTACTTCATGGAGCGCAAGGGCATCGTCTCCCTCAACCTCTTCGCACGGAAGTTCGAGGACAAGATCGAGGCGCTGTCGGAACTCGAAGGAGCCACCTATGTCTCCCGCCCCCGCAATGTCGGTGACGGTGAACTTTTCGGGGTCGAACTCGAGGGTCGTGTCCCGCTGGAGGTCATCAGCCTGCCGCAACTGACGCTCTGGGGCAACGCCACCTGGGTCCACACCAAGCTGGACGACCCCAACGGCGGCACCAGGCGCTTCGCGGACCAGCACGACGCGGTGGCCAACATCGGCCTCGACTACTATGTCGAAGCCATCCGGACGACCTTCGGCGTCAGCGCGAACTGGGTCAGCGGCTACGACCAGCGCATCAAGGCATCGAACGGCACCAGCCAGGGCACCCGCCTCGGAGACATGGTCCGCCTCGACCTCTCCGCGCGCACCCAGCTCTCGGAAAATCTCTCGATGAGCCTGTCGTTCCTCAACCTGCTCGGCTCCACCGAGAAGCTGACGCTCGACGGTTACAACGCCGCAGGGGCGAAGACCTCGGTCTCCCGCACCTACGAGGAAACCTACCGCTCCGCCTACCTGAAGCTGAACTACACGTTCTGA